In Humulus lupulus chromosome 7, drHumLupu1.1, whole genome shotgun sequence, the following are encoded in one genomic region:
- the LOC133790365 gene encoding subtilisin-like protease SBT1.7 produces the protein MTKLIMLFFFLVQTHQVFFLPTFSYGFQTQDEITRSTTYIIEMDKSNKPAVFENHINWYDSSLKSVSDSANMLYAYNNVIHGFATSLTENEVKLLKQQPGVVSVIPQIRYDLHTTRTPQFLGLSNTAPFYYKGYGKKVMSDLVIGVLDTGVWPESPSYSDKGLGPIPKQWRGECEVGHNFNSSSCNKKLVGARFFYKGYEQEMGHPVDEKSESKSPRDDDGHGTHTSTTAAGSAVPGADFLGYASGTARGMALTARLATYKVCWFGGCFGADIIAAVDKAIEDGVHILSMSLGGGSPEYFEDNIAIAAFGATARGILVSISAGNNGPGRGSLSNVAPWMITVGAGTIDRDFPAYIRLGNGTTIRGVSALYNGKLKNYKQVPIVYHSNKNNLDDVFCLPGTLIPKDVSGKIVVCIRGENSRIEKSLVVKEAGGVGMIYTSDDDSYGDELVADPHFVPTVALSLEKGILVRDYIDSVANPMTTIIQKGTELNVQPSPIVAAFSSRGPNSRTPEILKPDVLAPGVNILVAWTGAVGPSGLDQDKRRVNFAIKSGTSMACPHVSGVAAIVKSVHPKWSPAAIRSALMTTAYSTYKNGKTIQDVVTRTPATPFDYGAGHVNPEAALDPGLVYDIAAEDYVRFLCASNYTKKQIKTVTKRDFNCGKKKKYSVGDLNYPSFAVPLKSASDEDGGNSKSTTVTYTRTLTNVGGSPATYYVKVSKVDAVKVLVKPRRLTFRKSYEKLSYRVTFSTRPMPWLTNRFARLEWSDDNSIRFLSFIGRTFGVSRPVNSFRCDFFL, from the coding sequence ATGACCAAACTAATAATGCTTTTCTTCTTCCTTGTACAAACTCATCAAGTGTTctttcttccaactttttcttatGGTTTCCAAACACAAGATGAGATCACGAGAAGTACTACTTATATTATCGAAATGGACAAGTCCAACAAGCCAGCAGTTTTCGAGAATCATATCAACTGGTACGACTCGTCTTTGAAATCGGTATCTGACTCGGCCAACATGCTCTACGCCTACAACAACGTCATTCATGGCTTCGCCACGAGTCTGACCGAGAATGAAGTAAAGCTGCTTAAACAACAACCTGGTGTGGTCTCTGTTATACCCCAGATCAGATACGACCTCCACACCACTCGTACCCCTCAGTTCCTTGGGTTGAGCAATACGGCGCCGTTTTATTACAAGGGGTATGGTAAGAAGGTCATGAGTGATTTGGTCATTGGGGTTTTGGACACTGGAGTTTGGCCTGAAAGCCCCAGCTACAGTGACAAAGGCCTTGGTCCGATACCAAAACAATGGAGAGGAGAGTGCGAGGTCGGCCATAACTTCAACTCCTCGAGCTGTAATAAGAAACTGGTTGGTGCAAGGTTCTTCTACAAAGGCTACGAACAAGAGATGGGTCATCCAGTGGACGAGAAATCTGAATCGAAATCGCCTAGAGACGACGATGGCCATGGAACTCACACCTCGACCACTGCCGCAGGCTCAGCTGTTCCGGGTGCTGATTTCTTGGGTTACGCTTCGGGAACGGCGAGGGGAATGGCTTTAACTGCCAGACTCGCCACCTACAAGGTATGCTGGTTCGGTGGTTGTTTCGGCGCTGACATAATCGCCGCCGTAGATAAAGCCATCGAAGATGGCGTCCACATTCTATCCATGTCTTTAGGGGGTGGCTCGCCTGAATACTTTGAGGACAACATCGCCATCGCTGCTTTCGGTGCCACCGCGCGTGGAATCTTGGTATCGATCTCGGCCGGAAACAATGGTCCCGGTAGGGGAAGCTTGTCGAACGTTGCACCGTGGATGATCACAGTCGGTGCAGGAACCATAGACCGTGATTTCCCGGCTTATATCAGACTCGGAAATGGGACAACTATCAGAGGCGTTTCAGCTCTCTATAACGGAAAGcttaaaaattataaacaagTTCCGATTGTTTATCATAGTAATAAGAACAACTTAGATGATGTGTTTTGTTTGCCAGGGACATTGATACCGAAAGACGTTTCTGGGAAAATAGTGGTATGCATTAGAGGAGAAAATTCAAGGATAGAAAAAAGTCTAGTGGTGAAAGAAGCTGGTGGAGTGGGAATGATttacactagtgatgatgattcatATGGTGATGAGTTAGTGGCCGATCCACATTTTGTTCCTACTGTTGCTCTTAGTTTAGAAAAGGGTATCCTTGTAAGGGATTATATCGACTCCGTAGCTAATCCAATGACCACTATTATACAAAAAGGCACAGAGTTGAATGTTCAACCTTCACCCATTGTTGCAGCTTTCAGCTCCCGTGGCCCAAATTCACGCACACCAGAGATACTCAAACCAGATGTTTTAGCCCCAGGAGTGAATATCCTAGTTGCATGGACTGGCGCAGTTGGGCCAAGCGGATTGGACCAAGACAAGAGACGAGTCAACTTCGCCATCAAATCAGGTACGTCCATGGCTTGTCCTCACGTAAGTGGAGTAGCGGCCATAGTTAAATCTGTGCACCCGAAATGGAGCCCGGCTGCTATCAGATCAGCTCTGATGACCACAGCCTATTCCACTTACAAAAACGGTAAGACCATACAAGATGTTGTGACTCGAACTCCGGCTACGCCGTTTGATTACGGAGCTGGACACGTGAATCCGGAAGCTGCCCTTGATCCGGGGCTAGTGTACGACATTGCAGCCGAAGACTACGTAAGGTTTCTCTGTGCTTCGAACTACACGAAGAAGCAGATTAAAACTGTGACTAAGAGAGACTTTAACTGCGGTAAGAAGAAGAAGTACAGTGTTGGAGATCTTAACTACCCCTCTTTTGCCGTGCCTTTGAAATCAGCATCAGATGAAGATGGTGGGAATAGTAAATCGACTACGGTCACGTACACTAGAACTTTGACGAATGTTGGTGGAAGCCCAGCAACCTATTATGTCAAAGTGTCGAAAGTGGATGCAGTGAAGGTCTTGGTCAAACCAAGAAGGTTGACTTTCAGAAAGTCATATGAGAAGTTGAGTTATAGGGTTACTTTTTCTACTAGGCCTATGCCATGGCTTACTAATCGATTTGCTCGGCTTGAGTGGTCTGATGACAATTCTATACGCTTTTTAAGCTTTATTGGTAGGACTTTcggtgtttctcgacccgtgaatagttttcggtgcgacttttttttatga